The region TCTAATAACTGCCTTTCCGTCAAATGTTGAGAAAGCTGATTGCTGTTTCTCAAGATTATAATTGATTTGTCTGGCAATATTTTTGTCACAATTCAAGATGAGACATTTGACGTGGCTTCTTCATCACCATGTCTACCTTCAATTGCTTTTGCTTCACTCAAAACTTATCCAATTTTTCCAGTGATGCTGGACCAGAATTCTAGCAAATCAATAGAAGAGGTTGAAACTGAGAATCTGTAGGAACGCTCAGCCAAGACCCTTGAATTGGAAATCTCAGCAGAGACCCCATAAGAGATGTCCACAAATAAAATTCCTTCCTGTAAAACTGCTTTAACATATAGGTAATAAAAAAGATCAACTGAATTCAACACATCCATTCAAGAATTCTGACTGTCAACACACACTGGCCTTTTGGAGGGGAGAAAGAATATTTAAAAGACTAGCAGTTCCAAGAACAGCATGGTTCAAAGCTCAAGCCACTGGTGACATCAAAGCACAGACTTGTACTAATTCCAGAATACAATGCACCCAACAGGGAGCACAGACTGAGCATCAGGGCTACATGTTGTTGCCTTATCTCTAACCTGTATACCCTTTAAATGTGATTTTCCATTGATAGCATATGATTATGGGAATAGCCCTTATATTTCATGCATCCAGAACTTTTAACTATACAGTTGGGAAGGCAACCTCACCAGCATATCAACTTGCACATCACTGCATATTTACAAACGTGGCAGTGTTTCACAAGATACTTTCCAAATGGTAATGTTTATTGGAAATCATTGAAAGGTTATAGATAGTTATAAAACAACTTTGATTAGTTGGGTGTTTTTGGTCTTAGGAACTCCAAAATTATTTTCTCAAATTTTGTATACATTGAAGTACAAGCAAACAGTTTTAACAAACTGACACAGGCACAGTCTAACAGCTTCCATTCTCACCTCCTCATTCTAAGCCACTCAACATGGGCATGTACTCCTAGTGTTTGATTGTGAAGCATGAGCTTTTTTATCTCTTTTCGGCATCTCCTGGAATGTCAATGTTTTTTGCGCCTTCAGCTTGCATGCAAGAGACATGAAAATGGATTCCACGTGGTCACTTTCTTTTGGATCTTTTGCTGACGTCTCAAACAAAAGCATGTTGTTGGCATCTGCGAAGCGGAGTGCTACGTTGGAAGATACCTGGATCTCATTGGTGAGATCGCACTTGTTGCCGACCAGCACCCGTGGCACATTGGGCGAAACCGAGTGGTTGTTGCATTCTTGAATCCAAGCTTTCAGGTTTTCAAAGGAAGCCAGTTTTGTTACGTCATACACAAATACCACAGCATGTACGTTCCTGTAGTAGTGTTGTACCATGCTTTTTCTGAATCGTTCTTGCCCCGCTGTATCCCAGACCTGAATCTGAAAATAAGAAGGAGgaagttacaggaaataataatGGAAGTAATGTTATATACTTAGCTGCTACAGTGTTTTCTCCTCTTTAGGTATAAGTGATTAACTTTCACAGATACCATCCAGTGGATAATGAGAATGCATGAAAGTATATGTTAGTGGCGGTGGGGTATGGAAGAATATGGAATGAATCCCATAACTGCACATGCACTGTCCCTGATTTTGCCTTACTTGCTCATCTGAAATTAAATGTAACAAATACTATTGTTTCAGCAATAGCAATGCAGAACAAAAAACACAtttccaaaactgctcaaagGATGTAAGTTCAAATGACTCTTAAGGTTAATGATGATGATGGAAAGAAAttcattatacaccagttattgaaaatgggcatgcaagtacagtaggcgttgaaaaaggcgaatggtatgctggcattcatagcaagaggactcgagtacaggagcggggaggtactactgcagttgtacaaggccttggtgagaccacacctggaatattgtatgcagttttggtcccctaatttgaggaaagacattcttgccatagagggagtacaaaggttcaccagattgattcctgggatagcaggacattcatatgatgaaagactggatcgactaggcttatactcactggaatttagaaggttgaggggggatcttattgaaacgtataaaatcctaaagggattggacaggctagatgcaggaagattgttcccgatgttgggaaagtccagaacgagggggcacagtttcaggataaaggggaagccttttaggaccgagattaggaaaaacttctttacacagagagtggtgaatctgtggaattctctgccacaggaaacagttgaggccagttcattggctatatttaagagggagttagatatggcccttgtggctaaagggatcagggggtatggagggaa is a window of Mobula birostris isolate sMobBir1 chromosome 10, sMobBir1.hap1, whole genome shotgun sequence DNA encoding:
- the rab33a gene encoding ras-related protein Rab-33A; this translates as MANRVTANGETRSYTSKKVSRDYESSLELSVQARIFKIIVIGDSNVGKTCLTFRFCGGTFPDKTEATIGVDFREKPVTIEGETIKIQVWDTAGQERFRKSMVQHYYRNVHAVVFVYDVTKLASFENLKAWIQECNNHSVSPNVPRVLVGNKCDLTNEIQVSSNVALRFADANNMLLFETSAKDPKESDHVESIFMSLACKLKAQKTLTFQEMPKRDKKAHASQSNTRSTCPC